The Caldilineales bacterium genome contains a region encoding:
- a CDS encoding peptidoglycan DD-metalloendopeptidase family protein yields MPYFINKTRFVDAEGLSQQELQQVLESIPSNLADYDVEVQGETYTAARILGNASLGIGYSVDPKVLLALLELSTGLVTDINAQSIQYDGAFGLPVEMADGLGEQLRWLSDGLGEAYLGYVTTLPSDGVASAASLAVHDVLTSLSNMSPTGIKAQMSMETEFIRVYVDLFGVDPRLALEIDQDEVTPFMRKPFAQQYQLTPLHGAVNSFFDHEYPTYGNQDHIRLFTGDDPFGMLTDCTRGVSCYGGHDGLDYNTRTEAIQATASGTIAAVCREGVPGCPEDYHGDGLGNLVAIRHSGGYETIYGHLGSIGNDPRNPPHSWQPDQPIQAGEEVGISGCSGSGCSGTAYHLHFGVLRNGIEVDPFGWWGNDDDPWSNDDRGEASHWLWEATTLTDDRDPAFENFGNVDRRTAEWHDLNAGYQGHAWWTTTTRGQKESWGVWALRIPQRGRYSVQVYIPDPPDGKQWTAAAHYTVMQHDESGALVPVSATLNQQDRHNNWVTLVRDDTQDRWFEFRSDMTVLVMLTDVSAEAGDVVFDAARLTPFAIDNGLQYLRTHQRSDGSWGESAGSTGITALVALAFLNYGFDEHDATDTDVDGTPDIQEAIRYLLSQRRADGSFGESGGLFTYDSALVILVLAAADHTNDPRRYTDQIRQAKDYLLRAQSTEATGYAPDNPNYGGWGYPRENWSDLSNTQWAVMALDAAYSYLGLEKPPADDASAWTGRVLSYADKVQRADGGFDYRQGYFNRSLGSMSHAGIWTNLLAGRNPDTNLQLQNALNWVQTGANWSVSQNPGRGSAALYYYYVTLAKSLAMARKTNLTIGGVNHDWFQELLTELTTGGHQPHADGYWQNSNGEEWESDRHLVTAYAILALETRTLAPNIPLSMSIILHSPADLHLYDAQGRHTGKNYQTGAIDVQIPGSSFVATEPQTIVVDRPVAGNYTVHFVGRDDGGNYEVDILGQQGDAIVSSERLSGVIEANEVQGSFLNVAAIEGTLTIFASEPEVLPVMAVDPASLAFWNRDWVTVERSFTVRETGGQRGIRNLTLFASDLIGSRGHRLPAATAQVTPAQFDLAAGGSRTVTLRIAIPRGQPVDLYVGRITMESISAGAKAIDIELQVLALSFLPAANNTYVRPANWHSTVGLTNRTVFDLASANNACGTVFAGTDQGIYRSWDTGRSWYLLPVGLDAPFGSDLGFDDPAIPTDNLVPAVVTCPANPSVVYMTRWGEGVYRSTDAGTTWQLRSGGALDRYVYDLAASSFSCDVVFAASGEKGVFETNDGGAYWQARNNGLSNLYTRSLAVAAGNADRLVLGTTSGAYYTMDGGVNWWGGGGLPTETIRALAVAHVDANVVYAGTATRGIYRSADGGATWQSTNNGLGNVEARALAIDPFNPQVIYAGRDDGGGVYRSVDGGANWSAFDEDLGSRNIKSLWLDGGSCHTLLAGTTNGVWYFGP; encoded by the coding sequence TTGCCCTACTTCATTAACAAGACTCGTTTCGTCGATGCTGAAGGTCTTTCTCAGCAGGAGTTGCAGCAGGTATTGGAAAGCATTCCAAGCAATCTGGCGGATTATGACGTCGAGGTGCAAGGTGAAACCTATACAGCTGCAAGGATTCTAGGCAATGCCAGCCTGGGAATTGGCTATTCGGTCGATCCAAAAGTGCTGTTGGCGTTGTTGGAGTTATCTACCGGGTTGGTAACAGATATCAATGCTCAGTCCATACAGTACGATGGCGCCTTTGGTCTACCGGTTGAAATGGCGGATGGGCTAGGTGAACAGTTGCGATGGTTGTCAGACGGTCTTGGGGAGGCCTATCTCGGTTATGTTACCACGCTGCCGAGTGATGGTGTGGCAAGCGCGGCTTCACTCGCCGTTCATGACGTACTGACCAGCCTGTCCAACATGAGCCCGACCGGCATCAAAGCGCAGATGAGTATGGAAACAGAATTCATTCGGGTGTATGTTGATCTTTTTGGCGTCGATCCGCGTTTGGCGTTGGAGATCGATCAGGATGAGGTGACGCCTTTTATGCGTAAACCTTTTGCTCAACAATATCAGTTGACACCGCTCCATGGCGCAGTCAATTCATTTTTCGATCATGAGTACCCCACTTATGGAAATCAGGATCATATCAGATTGTTTACAGGTGATGATCCATTTGGCATGCTAACGGACTGTACTCGGGGTGTAAGCTGCTATGGTGGTCACGATGGCTTGGATTATAACACCCGCACTGAGGCAATCCAGGCTACCGCAAGTGGCACTATTGCGGCGGTCTGTAGGGAGGGTGTACCAGGGTGCCCGGAGGACTACCATGGGGATGGCCTGGGCAATCTGGTGGCTATTCGGCACAGTGGTGGATACGAGACGATTTACGGACATCTCGGCTCGATAGGTAATGATCCAAGAAACCCACCACATTCATGGCAACCCGATCAGCCGATTCAGGCTGGGGAAGAAGTTGGGATAAGTGGCTGTAGTGGCAGTGGTTGCTCAGGTACTGCCTATCATCTGCACTTTGGTGTGCTTCGCAACGGCATCGAAGTAGACCCGTTTGGCTGGTGGGGCAATGACGACGATCCCTGGAGCAATGACGATCGCGGGGAAGCCAGCCATTGGCTTTGGGAGGCAACCACGCTCACTGACGACCGTGATCCTGCCTTTGAGAACTTCGGCAACGTTGATCGGCGGACGGCCGAGTGGCATGACTTGAACGCCGGTTATCAGGGTCATGCCTGGTGGACAACTACTACCAGGGGACAGAAAGAGAGTTGGGGAGTTTGGGCGCTTCGCATCCCCCAACGAGGGCGCTATAGCGTGCAGGTCTACATTCCTGATCCACCGGACGGCAAGCAGTGGACCGCTGCCGCTCACTATACGGTCATGCAACATGACGAAAGTGGGGCGCTTGTGCCGGTTTCAGCCACACTGAATCAACAAGACCGACACAACAACTGGGTGACGCTCGTGCGCGATGACACTCAGGATCGATGGTTTGAGTTTCGTTCTGACATGACTGTGTTGGTAATGCTCACTGATGTATCCGCCGAGGCCGGTGACGTCGTTTTCGATGCAGCGCGGCTGACGCCGTTTGCCATCGACAACGGCCTGCAATATCTCCGCACTCATCAACGCAGCGACGGTAGTTGGGGCGAGTCGGCGGGCAGCACCGGCATTACGGCGCTGGTAGCACTTGCCTTCCTGAACTACGGTTTCGACGAACACGATGCCACAGATACCGATGTTGATGGCACGCCGGATATCCAGGAAGCGATTCGCTATTTGCTTTCGCAACGAAGGGCTGATGGAAGTTTCGGAGAAAGTGGCGGGCTTTTCACGTACGACAGCGCACTGGTCATCCTCGTCCTGGCAGCAGCAGACCATACCAATGATCCTCGTCGCTATACTGATCAGATCAGACAAGCCAAGGACTACCTGCTGCGCGCGCAGTCGACCGAGGCCACAGGCTATGCGCCCGATAACCCTAACTATGGCGGCTGGGGCTATCCTCGTGAAAACTGGTCAGATCTCTCCAATACTCAATGGGCAGTGATGGCGCTTGATGCGGCCTACAGCTATCTTGGACTCGAAAAACCACCTGCCGATGATGCATCGGCATGGACCGGTCGAGTCCTGAGCTATGCAGATAAGGTGCAGCGAGCGGATGGCGGGTTCGACTATCGCCAAGGTTATTTCAATAGATCTCTTGGCAGCATGAGTCATGCCGGCATTTGGACGAACCTGCTTGCCGGCCGCAACCCAGACACCAACTTGCAGCTTCAGAATGCCTTGAATTGGGTGCAGACAGGGGCCAATTGGTCTGTTTCTCAGAATCCCGGGCGCGGATCGGCTGCCTTGTACTACTACTACGTGACGTTAGCGAAGTCATTGGCGATGGCCCGCAAGACGAATCTGACCATTGGCGGCGTCAACCATGATTGGTTCCAGGAGCTGCTGACTGAATTGACAACGGGCGGGCATCAACCACATGCCGACGGGTATTGGCAAAACAGCAATGGCGAGGAGTGGGAGTCAGACAGGCATCTGGTCACGGCCTATGCGATTTTAGCTCTGGAGACCCGCACCCTGGCGCCCAATATCCCCCTCTCGATGTCCATCATCTTGCACTCACCCGCCGATCTGCACCTTTATGATGCGCAAGGGCGGCACACCGGCAAGAACTATCAAACCGGCGCCATCGATGTGCAGATACCTGGATCGAGCTTCGTTGCGACCGAGCCACAGACGATCGTTGTGGATCGCCCGGTGGCAGGAAACTACACAGTGCACTTTGTCGGCCGGGATGATGGGGGCAACTATGAGGTTGATATTCTTGGTCAACAAGGAGATGCCATCGTCAGTTCAGAGCGCCTCAGCGGTGTAATCGAAGCAAATGAAGTCCAGGGCAGTTTTCTCAATGTGGCAGCCATCGAGGGAACGCTGACGATCTTTGCTTCAGAGCCGGAAGTACTTCCCGTGATGGCCGTCGATCCCGCCAGCCTGGCGTTCTGGAATCGCGATTGGGTGACTGTAGAGCGTTCATTTACGGTGCGCGAAACGGGAGGGCAGAGGGGCATACGCAATCTGACTCTGTTCGCGTCTGATCTGATTGGCTCGCGGGGTCATCGTCTGCCGGCTGCTACAGCCCAGGTGACGCCTGCACAATTCGATCTGGCTGCCGGGGGGAGCCGCACTGTCACGCTAAGGATCGCCATTCCACGCGGCCAACCAGTAGACCTCTATGTTGGCAGGATCACGATGGAATCTATCAGCGCTGGTGCAAAAGCCATTGACATCGAACTGCAGGTCCTGGCCCTGAGCTTCTTGCCGGCTGCGAACAATACCTATGTACGACCGGCGAACTGGCATTCAACGGTTGGCTTGACCAACCGCACCGTCTTCGACCTCGCCTCTGCCAACAACGCCTGTGGCACGGTGTTCGCTGGCACCGATCAGGGCATCTATCGCTCATGGGACACTGGAAGGAGTTGGTATTTGTTGCCAGTCGGCCTCGACGCTCCGTTTGGATCCGATCTGGGCTTTGACGACCCTGCAATCCCTACCGACAACCTGGTGCCGGCAGTAGTAACGTGCCCTGCGAATCCATCGGTGGTGTACATGACTCGGTGGGGCGAAGGTGTTTATCGTTCGACCGACGCTGGCACTACCTGGCAATTACGAAGTGGTGGCGCACTTGATCGATATGTTTACGATCTCGCCGCTTCCTCATTCAGTTGCGATGTGGTCTTCGCCGCCAGCGGCGAAAAAGGCGTCTTCGAAACAAATGATGGTGGCGCCTACTGGCAGGCGCGCAACAATGGTTTGAGTAATCTCTACACGCGCTCGCTTGCAGTTGCCGCCGGTAATGCCGATCGGCTGGTGCTGGGAACAACCAGCGGCGCTTACTATACCATGGATGGTGGTGTCAATTGGTGGGGAGGCGGCGGTCTGCCGACCGAGACGATTCGGGCACTGGCTGTGGCGCATGTTGATGCCAATGTGGTGTATGCCGGTACCGCAACCAGGGGCATTTACAGGTCTGCCGATGGCGGCGCGACCTGGCAATCAACAAACAATGGTCTCGGTAATGTCGAAGCGCGGGCGCTGGCCATCGACCCCTTCAACCCCCAAGTCATCTACGCCGGCCGCGACGATGGCGGCGGCGTCTACCGTAGCGTCGATGGCGGCGCCAACTGGTCGGCCTTCGACGAGGATTTGGGCAGCCGCAACATCAAATCGCTCTGGCTGGACGGCGGCAGCTGCCACACCCTGTTGGCCGGGACCACGAACGGCGTTTGGTATTTCGGACCGTAA
- a CDS encoding protein phosphatase 2C domain-containing protein, translating to MKTQVSYATHIGSRHTVNQDAAGFGQGVPVERIEGRGQLFVLADGYGKDQAGSSASQTAVQSLTRFYYDSHEADTGMALVKAVQQANEAVVKAVGHPGSAGSTLTAAVMRQNSLHVAHVGDSRAYLLRDGQLRRLTHDHTWGAEQVRAGKLKSEQVAQDPKRGQLTRALGMHSSLPAEQVEHRAETVQAGDVLLLCSDGLTDIATETDLASQLGQAQAAEHLAALPGQRHGTDDVTVIVVQAGAKRVWPVPIVLAVAGGVVLLLSLLLVWLLPEGGGSSSPVAKTGTAHSAQVTAAAGSGTPAPATAQDAIAPTSTLAPAQPGASASAPRGASTAALPPAATVSPSIIYPAPILTDPEDNAEFRGRETPIRLQWRSVGALAADEVYVVTIDFPHEGAIWHDSQVSTATEVMVPVHVYDNLGGDRRLSWRVAVWRQPVVRDGLPVGTRVGGESAGREFVWKSEGNEPPTPQATPTFEG from the coding sequence ATGAAAACCCAAGTCAGTTACGCCACCCATATCGGTTCTCGTCACACTGTCAACCAGGACGCCGCTGGTTTTGGTCAGGGGGTTCCGGTCGAACGGATCGAGGGACGAGGCCAACTTTTCGTTCTTGCCGATGGTTATGGCAAAGACCAGGCTGGCAGCTCTGCCAGTCAGACGGCAGTGCAGAGCCTGACCCGCTTCTACTATGACAGCCATGAGGCCGACACCGGCATGGCCCTGGTGAAGGCCGTGCAGCAGGCCAATGAAGCGGTCGTCAAGGCTGTCGGCCACCCAGGAAGCGCCGGCAGCACGCTGACAGCGGCGGTGATGCGCCAAAACAGCCTGCACGTGGCCCATGTGGGCGACAGCCGGGCCTATTTGCTGCGCGATGGGCAGCTGCGGCGGTTGACGCACGACCACACCTGGGGGGCGGAGCAGGTGCGGGCGGGTAAACTGAAATCGGAGCAGGTTGCGCAGGACCCCAAGCGCGGCCAACTGACGCGCGCTCTGGGGATGCACAGCAGCCTGCCTGCCGAACAGGTCGAGCATCGGGCCGAGACGGTGCAGGCGGGAGATGTCCTCCTGCTTTGCAGTGACGGCCTCACCGACATCGCCACCGAAACCGATTTGGCGAGTCAACTGGGTCAGGCCCAGGCGGCCGAGCATCTGGCTGCCCTGCCCGGGCAGCGCCATGGGACGGATGACGTGACTGTGATCGTGGTGCAGGCAGGAGCAAAGCGGGTGTGGCCGGTTCCCATCGTCCTGGCCGTGGCTGGCGGGGTCGTGTTGTTGCTGAGTCTGTTGTTGGTCTGGCTTCTGCCCGAAGGCGGCGGCTCTTCTTCGCCGGTGGCGAAGACCGGGACGGCGCATTCTGCCCAGGTGACGGCTGCGGCTGGATCGGGGACGCCGGCGCCAGCGACAGCACAGGACGCCATCGCTCCCACCTCCACCCTTGCCCCTGCCCAGCCCGGCGCCAGCGCGAGCGCCCCCAGAGGCGCTTCCACCGCGGCATTGCCGCCAGCAGCTACGGTTTCACCGTCAATCATCTATCCGGCGCCCATTCTCACCGACCCTGAAGACAACGCTGAGTTTCGCGGTCGCGAGACGCCCATTCGCCTACAGTGGCGTTCGGTTGGCGCCCTGGCTGCCGACGAAGTCTACGTTGTCACCATCGATTTCCCGCACGAAGGCGCCATCTGGCACGACTCGCAGGTGAGCACGGCGACCGAGGTCATGGTGCCGGTCCATGTCTACGATAACCTGGGCGGCGACCGGCGGCTGAGTTGGCGGGTGGCGGTGTGGCGGCAGCCGGTTGTCCGGGATGGGCTGCCGGTGGGGACGCGGGTGGGCGGGGAGAGTGCAGGGCGGGAATTTGTATGGAAGTCGGAGGGGAATGAGCCGCCGACGCCACAGGCGACTCCTACATTCGAGGGTTAG
- a CDS encoding trypsin-like peptidase domain-containing protein: protein MSQVALQVGNRRYEAPERGLRIGRAPDNDIVLPDAQVSGHHAQVWSQAGQGLVRDLGSTNGTFLNGRRISGVESLHPGDILQMGNSRLGVMMAAGGQPAALRNVRPVALAGLVAGVILFVILTLLVRQPARPARPATPTRLATENGPSPVPSAALTPLERARLATVLVVGLLGEGSGSIVDGRGYILTNAHVVGEETTLEIGVNTSSQVDPPQIAYLADVVDVDEELDLALLQVVADAAGNPLTSALHLVALPLGDSDQVRLGDEIDILGFPGVGGETLTLSKGTVAGFHSDGRFTRGWIKTDAEISPGNSGGTAIDRAGGLIGIPTLVSTEDETSGRIGVLRPVNLARPLLSNIP, encoded by the coding sequence ATGAGCCAAGTCGCCCTGCAGGTCGGCAACCGCCGCTATGAGGCGCCGGAAAGAGGGCTGCGGATAGGCCGGGCGCCGGATAACGACATCGTCCTGCCAGATGCACAGGTGTCAGGGCATCATGCCCAGGTGTGGAGCCAGGCAGGGCAGGGCCTGGTACGCGACCTGGGCAGCACCAACGGCACCTTCCTCAACGGCCGGCGCATTAGCGGGGTCGAGAGCCTGCATCCGGGCGACATCCTGCAGATGGGAAACAGCAGGCTGGGGGTCATGATGGCCGCCGGCGGCCAGCCTGCCGCGCTCAGAAACGTGCGGCCGGTCGCTCTTGCCGGCCTTGTGGCCGGGGTGATCCTGTTTGTCATCCTGACGCTGCTCGTCCGGCAGCCGGCGCGCCCTGCCCGGCCCGCGACCCCGACCCGGCTGGCCACCGAGAACGGCCCGTCGCCTGTTCCCTCCGCGGCCCTCACGCCCCTGGAGCGGGCGCGATTGGCAACGGTGCTGGTTGTCGGCCTTCTGGGAGAAGGCTCAGGCAGCATTGTCGACGGGCGCGGCTACATCCTCACCAACGCCCATGTGGTCGGCGAGGAGACGACGCTGGAAATCGGCGTCAACACCTCTTCACAGGTGGATCCACCTCAGATCGCGTATCTGGCCGATGTGGTGGATGTCGATGAGGAACTGGATCTGGCTCTGCTGCAGGTGGTGGCCGACGCCGCCGGCAATCCCTTGACCTCCGCCCTCCATCTGGTGGCCCTGCCGCTTGGTGATTCCGACCAGGTGCGCCTGGGTGACGAGATCGACATCCTCGGCTTCCCAGGCGTGGGCGGCGAGACGCTCACCCTCAGCAAAGGCACGGTGGCCGGGTTCCACAGCGACGGTCGTTTCACACGCGGTTGGATCAAGACCGACGCCGAGATCAGCCCCGGCAATTCGGGCGGCACGGCCATCGACCGCGCCGGCGGTCTGATCGGCATCCCGACCCTGGTCAGCACCGAAGACGAGACCTCCGGGCGGATTGGGGTGCTGCGGCCGGTGAATCTGGCGAGACCGCTGCTGAGCAATATTCCCTGA
- a CDS encoding serine/threonine protein kinase yields MSSPPNPLGPYRLDRKLGGGGFADVYLAFDTQRGRAVALKVLLPKHANSSEVLRRFQREGQQMRRLRHPHIIAAYDAGQVEGWHYIALEYMSRGSLADLLARQRPLDLNTATNVIEQVASALDFVHPALVHRDLKPRNILFGQDGMAKVADFGIARVIDQTTLTGFGQILGTPQYMAPEQASPRVAPITPATDIWALGVILYEMLCGRPPFDAEEPTAVLYQVMHETPPAATLLNPSLPKDVEKILTKALAKDPRRRYQRAGQMAAELRQLANKRALATPTPRPVVPPSEPKRTLLLLALAASLVMLAALIWYYMRPLPQPTTRQQPATSTFVVVAEVTASPTRQLSKTSTIAPVLPTATAATIESATATPVPKPVALATRPLSPTPRPATPTPPPPPLTPCPPYLHKPKPGMGLLMIENHIGEPLHIDHTTTGQTWDIAAKQGDTPGRLVIDLRPGRHVLVDNTPNGSGRITVDITAGSAFLSPIWYNARSEELLYPLDIPSGCPAGG; encoded by the coding sequence ATGTCCTCCCCCCCCAACCCCCTCGGCCCCTACCGCCTCGACCGCAAATTGGGCGGCGGCGGCTTTGCCGACGTCTACCTGGCCTTCGACACTCAGCGCGGGCGCGCAGTGGCCCTGAAGGTGCTGTTGCCGAAACATGCCAACAGCTCCGAGGTGCTGCGCCGCTTCCAGCGCGAGGGCCAGCAGATGCGGCGGCTACGACACCCGCACATCATCGCTGCCTATGATGCCGGCCAGGTCGAAGGCTGGCACTACATCGCCCTGGAGTATATGTCACGCGGCAGCCTGGCCGACCTGCTGGCGCGACAACGGCCGCTCGACCTGAACACGGCAACGAATGTGATCGAACAGGTGGCGTCCGCGCTCGATTTCGTCCACCCGGCCCTCGTTCATCGCGACCTCAAGCCGCGTAACATCCTCTTCGGTCAGGATGGCATGGCCAAGGTGGCCGATTTCGGCATTGCCCGCGTCATCGACCAGACGACCCTCACCGGCTTCGGGCAGATCCTGGGCACGCCGCAATATATGGCGCCCGAACAGGCCAGTCCGCGGGTGGCGCCGATCACGCCTGCCACCGACATCTGGGCTTTGGGCGTGATCCTGTACGAGATGCTCTGTGGCCGGCCGCCGTTCGATGCCGAGGAGCCGACCGCCGTCCTCTACCAGGTGATGCACGAGACGCCGCCAGCCGCGACCTTGCTCAACCCCTCCCTGCCGAAGGATGTGGAGAAAATCCTGACGAAGGCGCTGGCCAAGGACCCGCGGCGGCGCTACCAGCGGGCCGGGCAGATGGCGGCTGAGCTACGGCAGCTGGCCAACAAACGCGCGCTCGCCACACCCACCCCGCGGCCCGTCGTTCCCCCGTCAGAGCCGAAGCGAACGCTTCTTCTGCTGGCTCTGGCAGCCAGCCTGGTCATGCTTGCCGCGCTCATTTGGTATTACATGCGCCCTCTGCCGCAACCAACCACAAGGCAGCAACCGGCCACCTCGACGTTCGTCGTCGTAGCCGAGGTCACGGCCTCCCCCACCAGGCAGCTCTCGAAGACCAGCACCATTGCCCCCGTCCTTCCCACTGCCACAGCTGCCACGATCGAGTCTGCGACCGCGACGCCCGTGCCCAAGCCTGTCGCTCTTGCCACTCGACCACTCAGCCCCACGCCGCGCCCGGCAACACCTACCCCGCCCCCACCTCCGCTTACCCCTTGCCCACCGTATCTGCACAAACCCAAACCCGGCATGGGTTTGCTGATGATCGAGAACCACATCGGCGAGCCGTTGCACATCGACCATACCACCACAGGTCAGACGTGGGACATAGCGGCCAAGCAGGGTGACACCCCAGGGCGTCTTGTGATCGACCTGCGGCCTGGCCGCCATGTCCTTGTCGACAATACCCCCAATGGCAGCGGTCGCATCACTGTCGATATCACCGCCGGCAGCGCCTTTCTCTCACCCATCTGGTACAACGCCCGCAGTGAAGAGCTTCTCTATCCTTTGGACATCCCAAGCGGCTGTCCTGCCGGCGGGTGA
- a CDS encoding FHA domain-containing protein, whose product MRFIDNDQRDYPLTGNNLTIGRAPGNDVLIADTRVSARHAALAFERGSYVLTDLDSTNGTFVNRKRLSGAHTLVDNDEISFGGFTVRFKADVAPTQFFDPARDYAPMPANAPDRRQDLPPPQVSPRQNEAPLQVSEAERAAARMKSYTGSAVIVFVLYIFFFLPGLIVNYIYYKEAKRMQQIAGQSLPGQGCLGFMLWLNVVFLVLGLFVAVLAVLAGL is encoded by the coding sequence ATGCGCTTCATCGACAACGACCAACGAGACTACCCCCTGACGGGAAATAACCTGACCATCGGGCGAGCGCCCGGCAACGACGTCCTCATCGCCGATACGAGGGTGTCTGCACGTCATGCTGCATTGGCATTCGAGCGCGGCAGCTATGTCCTCACCGATCTCGACAGCACCAACGGCACCTTTGTCAATCGCAAACGCTTGTCAGGGGCGCACACCCTGGTCGACAACGACGAGATCAGCTTTGGCGGCTTCACCGTGCGCTTCAAGGCAGACGTCGCCCCCACCCAATTCTTCGATCCCGCCCGTGACTACGCCCCCATGCCCGCCAATGCGCCCGATCGCCGGCAAGACCTGCCCCCGCCCCAGGTCTCGCCCCGGCAGAACGAAGCCCCGCTCCAGGTCTCCGAAGCCGAACGCGCCGCCGCCCGCATGAAAAGCTACACCGGTTCGGCCGTGATTGTGTTCGTGCTCTACATCTTCTTTTTCTTGCCCGGTCTGATCGTCAACTACATCTACTACAAAGAGGCCAAACGGATGCAGCAAATCGCCGGGCAGAGCCTGCCTGGCCAGGGTTGTCTTGGCTTCATGCTCTGGCTCAATGTGGTTTTCCTCGTCCTCGGCCTCTTTGTCGCTGTGCTTGCTGTCCTGGCCGGTCTTTAG
- a CDS encoding DNRLRE domain-containing protein codes for MTITPTPTRLAVTPTPQLSLVPIADTYIDARQPFTNSGGSNILSLRPQYTAVLTLFDVSSIPSNAAITKAELSYFTLARTNPNSITGFLYTLRRPWSEVEATYNVASNGQPWGQPGAKGQDDRDWPAVVERVPIAAEGQWTSFDVLDVVRDWQVGSETNNGFILEGEGGSVGFLLVAREYSDVNKRPRLIVYYQTYTPTPTLVLSPTVTPTQTPSLTPTPSPTFTSTPTPSPTFTSTPTLTATFWPSPTDTQTPTHTPTATASSTPQPSITLTVTPTATASGLLNYLPLWRVPSVTPTPSSTPSPTPSPTPSPTETPTRTATPTPTPTPTSTPDTEPNNSFGQARGPLQSGQVYQFDLGSGNDNEDYFYIELPATHTIEVWVTSIPVSANYHLYLYDSARVLRGYSGNPGDADEHVQALQAQEGRYFIRVQRVAGLGPYTLRALFQD; via the coding sequence GTGACTATCACCCCCACGCCTACCAGGCTTGCCGTTACCCCGACTCCCCAGCTCAGCCTCGTACCGATTGCCGACACTTACATCGATGCCCGACAGCCGTTCACGAATTCTGGGGGGAGTAATATTTTGAGCTTGCGACCTCAATATACTGCTGTTCTGACGCTTTTTGACGTGTCTTCAATTCCATCGAATGCTGCGATAACAAAAGCCGAACTGAGCTACTTCACGCTAGCGCGTACAAACCCGAACTCGATCACGGGTTTTCTCTATACCTTACGCAGACCGTGGAGTGAAGTTGAAGCCACTTACAATGTCGCCAGCAACGGACAGCCCTGGGGACAACCCGGCGCTAAGGGGCAGGACGATCGGGATTGGCCTGCCGTCGTCGAGCGAGTGCCAATCGCCGCGGAAGGACAGTGGACGTCGTTCGATGTGCTCGATGTCGTGCGCGACTGGCAGGTGGGTTCAGAAACCAACAATGGATTTATTCTTGAAGGCGAGGGAGGTTCCGTCGGCTTCCTATTGGTTGCCAGAGAGTACTCTGACGTAAACAAACGTCCACGTCTGATCGTGTACTACCAGACATATACACCGACACCCACACTGGTTCTCTCGCCCACGGTCACGCCGACGCAAACCCCTTCCCTGACGCCAACGCCGTCACCCACTTTCACTTCGACGCCAACGCCGTCACCCACCTTCACTTCGACGCCAACACTTACTGCCACGTTTTGGCCTAGCCCCACAGATACACAGACCCCGACTCACACACCTACAGCAACGGCGTCATCTACCCCTCAACCCAGTATCACGCTAACTGTCACCCCCACGGCCACTGCATCCGGGCTCCTGAACTACCTGCCATTGTGGCGTGTGCCTTCTGTGACCCCAACACCAAGCTCAACACCATCGCCCACGCCATCGCCCACGCCATCGCCTACCGAAACGCCAACTCGAACAGCCACACCAACTCCCACCCCGACGCCAACATCGACGCCCGATACCGAGCCTAACAACTCCTTTGGCCAGGCGAGAGGCCCGCTCCAATCTGGTCAGGTCTATCAGTTCGATCTGGGATCGGGCAATGACAATGAGGATTACTTCTACATCGAACTGCCTGCAACCCATACGATTGAAGTTTGGGTCACGAGCATCCCGGTGAGCGCCAATTATCACCTCTATCTCTATGACTCGGCCCGTGTCCTACGAGGCTATTCGGGCAATCCGGGCGACGCGGATGAACATGTGCAGGCGCTTCAGGCACAAGAGGGACGATACTTCATTCGCGTGCAGCGCGTAGCCGGGTTGGGGCCATACACCCTGCGGGCACTGTTCCAGGACTGA